TCCGCCCGGGAGCGCGCAATAAGGTGGACGATCACCTCCGAGTCGATGCTCGACTGGAAGAGCGCTCCCTCGCCCACCAGCTCCTCGCGTACCGTCAGCGCATTGGTAATGTTGCCGTTGTGCACCAGCGCCAGATCGCCCTGGCGGTAGCGGACCACCAGCGGCTGTGCGTTGTGCAGCCCGGGGCCGCCAGCCGTCGAATAGCGCGTGTGGCCGAGCGCGGTCCGGCCGCGCAGGCGGCCGAGCGTCGCGGCGTCGAAGCCCTCGGCGACCAGGCCGGCCACCCTTTCCAGACGTGCGCTGCCGTCCTGGACCGCGCAGATGCCCGCGGCCTCCTGGCCCCGGTGCTGCAGCGCGTAGAGGCCCAGGAACGCCAGCTCGGCGGCGTGGTCGATGCCGGATACCGCTACGATCCCGCACATGGAAAGGCTGCGCTGGCTGCGACGGACCGGGCTGCGCTCAATCCGCTCCCTCGGCGATGGTTAGAGGCCCTGCTCGACCGTAATGCTCTACCCTTCTGCACTTACGGCGGTCCGCCTGGGCACGGACCAGGCCGGGCGGCCTGCTCGCACGCGGCCTTCACCCCAGCCACCGCTCGAGCCGCTCGGCCTCGAAGCGGTGCTTCTCCCTGAGGTGGGCAGGGGCGGCGCCGGCGATGCGGACGGCGGGCGCGGGCTGGGCGTAGAAGTCGCCCTCCACCAGTGCCGCCTGGTTGCCGCCCATCTCGATGAAGCAGGCGCCCCTGCCGTCGAAGCTGGGCGGTGCCGCGGCGGCGCCCAGGGCGGCGGCGATCTCCTGGGCCACGACCTGGGCCTGGGCCTCGGCGAAGATGCCCGCCTTGGGCAGCGCTGTGGCATTGGCGAGCGGGATGTGAGTGACATCGCCCACGGCCCAGACGCCCGGGTGCTGGGTGGCCAGGGTGCGCGCGTCCACGGGAATCCAGCCGCCCTCGCCCCCGAGCCCGCTCTCCTGAACCATGCGGGGCGGGGCGTGAGGCGGGACGATGAGGGCGACGTCGCAGGGGAGCTCGCCGTCGTCAAAGACAATGCGGCCCGCCTCGAGCTGCTCGACCTTGCGGCTCACGTGGTGCTCGATGCCGCGGATGCCGAACTGCTCGGCGACCCAGCGCGCGCCCTCGGGGCCGGCGTTGGGCAGGAGCGCGGGCTGGAGGGTGGAGAAGAAGATGTGGAAGCGGCTGCGCAGGCCGCGCTCGCGGAAGCGGTC
This region of Gemmatimonadota bacterium genomic DNA includes:
- a CDS encoding amidophosphoribosyltransferase — protein: MCGIVAVSGIDHAAELAFLGLYALQHRGQEAAGICAVQDGSARLERVAGLVAEGFDAATLGRLRGRTALGHTRYSTAGGPGLHNAQPLVVRYRQGDLALVHNGNITNALTVREELVGEGALFQSSIDSEVIVHLIARSRADTVEEQIRDALSRLEGAFSVLITVGDTLYVARDPWGFRPLVLGRKDGGYVAASETCALDLIGAE
- a CDS encoding NAD(P)/FAD-dependent oxidoreductase, with the protein product MATRTLILGGGFGGLAAATELARLLGPAHEVLLLERRDGFFMGLRKLWVLIGRATLEEGRRPLARLAARGIRFVQAEIRSIDPVRRRVETNEGAFEADYIVVALGAEPRPERVPGLEEHGFNLYDAASVEAAARRLADLDGGRIAVAIAGLPYKCPPAPYEAAMLLDDRFRERGLRSRFHIFFSTLQPALLPNAGPEGARWVAEQFGIRGIEHHVSRKVEQLEAGRIVFDDGELPCDVALIVPPHAPPRMVQESGLGGEGGWIPVDARTLATQHPGVWAVGDVTHIPLANATALPKAGIFAEAQAQVVAQEIAAALGAAAAPPSFDGRGACFIEMGGNQAALVEGDFYAQPAPAVRIAGAAPAHLREKHRFEAERLERWLG